A genomic region of Populus nigra chromosome 11, ddPopNigr1.1, whole genome shotgun sequence contains the following coding sequences:
- the LOC133706208 gene encoding protein HSH49, with product MSGPSSCSIYIGNLDERVSDRVLYDILIQAGRVVDLHIPRDRETDKPKGYAFAEYETEEIADYAVKLFSGLVTLYNRTLKFAISGQDKLAQNNFNGAVPAPNSSNRQRPSHPVPINNLEIPNYSMRLSAPSRVSAYPANDSLAPPGVTNLSNGYGSNSNGNSNDSDRRLFGSAVNAISRSRSRWELENLSPSTIAG from the exons ATGTCTGGTCCCTCGAGCTGCAGCATTTACATCG GTAATTTAGACGAGCGAGTTAGCGACAGGGTTTTGTATGACATTCTAATTCAAGCAGGCCGTGTCGTGGATCTACACATTCCTCGAGATAGAGAAACTGATAAGCCCAAAGGCTATGCTTTTGCCGAATATGAAACTGAAGAAATTGCCGATTATGCTGTCAAGCTATTCTCCGGCCTTGTCACTCTCTACAATCGCACCTTGAAATTCGCG ATATCTGGACAGGATAAACTTGCGCAAAATAATTTCAATGGGGCTGTGCCTGCTCCCAATTCTTCTAACAGACAAAGGCCATCTCACCCTGTACCGATTAATAATTTAGAAATCCCTAATTATTCCATGAGGTTGTCGGCACCTAGCAGGGTTTCAGCTTACCCTGCAAATGATTCTCTAG CTCCTCCTGGTGTAACAAACCTTTCTAATGGATATGGTTCAAATTCCAATGGCAACAGTAATGATAGTGATCGAAGACTTTTTGGGTCTGCAGTCAATGCCATTAGCCGTTCTAGGTCTCGTTG GGAGCTAGAGAATCTGTCGCCATCTACAATTGCTGGATAA
- the LOC133706204 gene encoding DELLA protein RGL1-like, with translation MENAILSLEGNNPEVEEKSSSANKSSESVDGGKTWKQTPFYCSEGLGLSAGVDSLCSEDEVLYEDEQELQDQTLLGCAAFDDLNFDGLSPSIQNCQEEITKLGEIVQNGNQDSEHKKDKRSEELHLASLELLRRFGNGFRLLNSGRIVEPTYDAPPYTAVESRGFSTEEIMGIAGAKFIQSASQSVEVSSMFDNPFDLSLAGLSHEDAKMVELSEFLLASAEKVSCEQFDSARRLLKHCEECSSDVGNPVERVVYYFSEALRERIEIKSGRVTSNGLKKNQSVHIYDTMKTSKQSFDMDTAMMRPNPTILECQRVMPFCQISHFAGIQAIVENVAEAERIHIIDLGIRNGAQWAILMQALASRCECPLELLKITAIGTTSKHLIEDTGRWLKSFAQNMNIPFSFKIVMVSDLLDLKENLLEIAVEEKIAVYSSYLPRKLIAMPNRLDSMMKMIRNINPCIMVVTEVEANHNAPSFVHRFVDLLFYYSAYFDCLDACMERDDPNRMITESLYFGEGIRNSVASEGEERIIRSVKLDVWRAFFARFGMVETDLSSSSLYQAKLIVKKFNFASSFTLDVDGKSLLFGWKGTPLHSLSAWNFT, from the coding sequence ATGGAAAATGCTATATTGTCCTTGGAGGGGAATAATCCTGAAGTTGAAGAAAAGTCAAGTTCTGCAAATAAAAGTTCTGAAAGTGTGGATGGAGGGAAGACATGGAAGCAAACTCCGTTCTATTGTTCTGAGGGATTGGGACTGTCTGCAGGTGTTGATTCTCTTTGTTCCGAGGATGAGGTGCTGTATGAAGACGAGCAAGAATTGCAAGATCAAACATTGTTGGGTTGTGCAGCTTTTGATGATCTCAATTTTGATGGCCTGTCTCCGTCTATACAGAATTGTCAGGAGGAAATCACAAAGCTTGGTGAAATCGTCCAAAATGGGAATCAAGACAGCGAACACAAGAAGGACAAACGATCTGAGGAATTGCATTTAGCTTCTCTTGAGCTGCTAAGAAGATTTGGTAATGGGTTCAGACTCTTGAACAGTGGAAGGATAGTTGAGCCAACTTATGATGCACCACCATACACAGCGGTGGAGAGCCGGGGATTCTCAACAGAAGAAATCATGGGGATTGCTGGGGCAAAGTTTATCCAGTCTGCTTCCCAATCAGTTGAAGTTTCCTCTATGTTTGACAATCCCTTCGATCTTTCTTTGGCTGGTCTTTCCCACGAGGATGCCAAAATGGTGGAGCTCTCTGAATTCCTTTTGGCTTCTGCTGAGAAAGTAAGTTGTGAACAGTTTGACAGTGCGCGGAGACTACTCAAACATTGCGAAGAATGTTCTTCTGATGTTGGAAATCCAGTCGAAAGAGTAGTTTATTATTTCTCTGAAGCTCTTCGAGAgagaattgaaataaaatcgGGAAGAGTTACTTCAAACGGCTTGAAGAAGAATCAGTCAGTTCATATCTATGATACAATGAAGACTTCAAAGCAATCATTTGATATGGACACTGCAATGATGAGGCCGAACCCGACCATTCTGGAATGTCAAAGAGTAATGCCCTTTTGTCAGATTTCGCATTTTGCAGGAATACAAGCCATTGTGGAGAATGTGGCTGAGGCGGAAAGGATTCACATAATTGATCTTGGAATCAGGAATGGCGCACAATGGGCAATCTTAATGCAAGCTTTAGCATCTCGGTGTGAGTGCCCTCTTGAGCTTCTCAAGATAACTGCTATTGGGACGACTTCAAAGCATTTAATCGAGGATACAGGGAGGTGGCTAAAGAGTTTTGCGCAGAACATGAACAtaccattttcttttaagatagTAATGGTTTCGGACCTTTTGGACCTGAAAGAGAATCTATTAGAGATAgctgttgaagaaaaaatagccGTTTACTCTTCATATCTACCTCGGAAATTGATTGCAATGCCAAATCGGCTGGATTCTATGATGAAAATGATCAGAAACATCAATCCATGTATAATGGTGGTCACCGAAGTAGAGGCAAATCACAATGCACCATCTTTTGTGCATCGTTTTGTTGATTTACTGTTTTACTACAGTGCATATTTTGATTGCCTTGATGCTTGTATGGAGAGGGATGATCCAAATAGGATGATTACGGAGTCACTGTATTTTGGTGAAGGAATCAGGAACAGTGTAGCTAGTGAAGGAGAGGAAAGAATAATTCGAAGCGTGAAGCTTGATGTCTGGAGGGCATTCTTTGCTCGTTTTGGCATGGTGGAGACTGACCTAAGCTCATCATCGTTGTACCAAGCAAAACTGATagttaagaaatttaattttgcaaGCTCTTTTACACTTGATGTGGACGGGAAGAGCTTGTTGTTTGGATGGAAGGGGACACCACTCCACTCCCTTTCTGCTTGGAACTTCACTTGA
- the LOC133706205 gene encoding SUN domain-containing protein 4, translating to MQRSRRAFLERRALEKDIRGKNQFYKVSLSLVFVLWGLVFLLSIWISHGDGYTDGSGDLPVSVSTWNEATAEPSKCSVSVDKNQSKETCPVCSDESSCIDSAETRGSSDTLLISEGNTNDAFAVEQSEVDSGSAVKSENNAQKTDRPSRVVPLGLDEFKSRAFSSKSKPGTGQVGGVIHRMEPGGKEYNYASASKGAKVLAFNKEAKGASNILVGDKDKYLRNPCSAEEKFVVIELSEETLVDTIEIANFEHYSSNLKHFELLGSLVYPTGDWVKLGNFTAANVKHAQRFTLQVLIGVRYLRLNLLSHYGSEFYCTLSVIEIYGVDAVEQMLEDMISDQDNLFGYEVGAGEQKPPSSQLESTQDDDTYTDLYSDMEDSSVENSNAKNEVVKNKLPDPVEEVRHQQVGRMPGDSVLKILMQKVRSLDLSLSILERYLEEVNSKYGNIFKEIDKDLGEKDILLEKMRSDVKSLHSSQDLIAKDVNDLISWKSLASTQLDGLLRDNLILRSKIERVLEIQKSMENKGIAVFLICLIFGILAFVRLFVDLLLSVYMAFNVQGTESRKFCWTGSSWHFLLLSCTVIILVISL from the exons ATGCAGAGATCACGTAGAGCTTTTCTTGAAAGAAGAGCTTTGGAGAAGGATATTCGTGGAAAGAATCAATTCTACAAGGTTTCTTTgtctttggtttttgttttgtgggGGCTTGTCTTTCTCTTGAGTATATGGATCAGTCATGGCGATGGTTATACAG ATGGGTCTGGAGACCTTCCAGTTAGCGTATCCACTTGGAATGAAGCAACAGCCGAACCCAGCAAATGCTCTGTTTCTGTagataaaaatcaatcaaaagaaacTTGTCCTGTTTGTTCTGATGAGAGCTCGTGTATAGATAGTGCTGAAACCCGAGGTTCCAGTGACACATTGCTTATTAGTGAAGGAAACACAAATGATGCCTTTGCTGTTGAGCAATCTGAGGTAGATTCTGGTTCAGCTGTGAAGTCTGAAAATAATGCTCAAAAGACTGATCGACCATCTCGTGTTGTGCCCCTCGGTCTTGATGAATTCAAAAGTAGAGCATTTAGCTCTAAAAGTAAACCTGGAACTGGTCAAGTTGGAGGTGTAATTCATAGGATGGAGCCTGGAGGTAAAGAATACAACTATGCTTCAGCTTCCAAAGGAGCCAAGGTTTTGGCTTTCAATAAGGAAGCAAAGGGGGCCTCCAATATCTTAGTCGGAGACAAGGATAAGTACCTTCGGAATCCATGCTCCGCAGAGGAGAAATTTGTTGTAATAGAACTGTCAGAAGAAACACTGGTAGATACTATTGAAATAGCAAATTTTGAGCATTATTCTTCTAACTTGAAACATTTTGAGCTGCTTGGAAGCTTGGTTTATCCAACAGGTGACTGGGTGAAGCTTGGGAATTTTACAGCTGCAAATGTTAAGCATGCTCAGAGGTTTACTCTTCAGGTGCTGATAGGGGTGAGATATCTAAGGTTGAATCTTCTGAGCCATTATGGTTCAGAATTTTATTGTACGTTAAGTGTtattgaaatttatggagtGGATGCTGTCGAGCAAATGCTGGAGGATATGATCTCTGATCAAGATAATTTATTTGGATATGAGGTGGGAGCTGGTGAGCAGAAACCACCATCATCCCAACTAGAGTCCACTCAGGATGATGATACTTATACAGACTTGTACAGTGATATGGAAGACTCTTCAGTGGAAAACTCAAATGCAAAGaatgaagttgtgaaaaataaattgccaGATCCAGTTGAAGAAGTTCGGCATCAACAAGTTGGCAGGATGCCTGGGGACTCTGTTCTCAAAATATTGATGCAAAAAGTTCGTTCTCTGGACTTGAGTTTATCCATTTTGGAGCGATACCTTGAGGAAGTGAATTCTAAATACGGcaatattttcaaagaaattgACAAGGATTTAGGAGAGAAAGATATACTTTTAGAGAAGATGAGATCAGATGTAAAGAGTCTCCACAGCAGCCAGGATCTCATT GCCAAAGATGTTAATGatcttatttcttggaaatcCCTTGCTTCCACACAGTTGGACGGACTCCTCAGGGATAATTTGATTCTCAG ATCAAAGATTGAAAGGGTTCTAGAGATTCAGAAATCTATGGAGAATAAGGGTATAGCAGTGTTTcttatatgtttaatttttggGATTTTGGCTTTTGTGAGGCTATTTGTAGATTTGTTGTTGAGTGTTTATATGGCATTTAATGTTCAAGGAACAGAGTCCAGGAAATTTTGTTGGACAGGCTCTTCCTGGCACTTCTTACTATTGAGCTGTACCGTTATTATTTTGgtaatatcattataa